Proteins encoded within one genomic window of Cyprinus carpio isolate SPL01 unplaced genomic scaffold, ASM1834038v1 S000006759, whole genome shotgun sequence:
- the LOC109113625 gene encoding cardiac phospholamban-like produces MEKVQHITRAAIRRASIMEVPQQAKQNMQELFVNFCLILICLLLIYIIVLLISFHGM; encoded by the exons ATGGAGAAGGTGCAACACATCACGCGGGCGGCCATTCGGCGGGCGTCCATCATGGAGGTTCCCCAGCAGGCCAAGCAAAACATGCAGGAGCTCTTCGTCAACTTCTGCCTCATCCTCATCTGCCTGCTGCTCATCTACATCATTGTCTTGCTAAT CTCTTTCCACGGCATGTGA